From Polyodon spathula isolate WHYD16114869_AA chromosome 24, ASM1765450v1, whole genome shotgun sequence, one genomic window encodes:
- the LOC121299340 gene encoding probable ATP-dependent RNA helicase ddx6, whose protein sequence is MATARTENPTPMLMGLSKQNGQLRGQQKSAPPQSGPPGIGHPVKPPHLLQSAAPQKAGAPQNSGGIRFGDDWKKNLQLPPKDMRIRTSDVTSTKGNEFEDYCLKRELLMGIFEMGWEKPSPIQEESMPIALSGRDILARAKNGTGKSGAYLIPLLERLDLKKDNIQAIVMVPTRELALQVSQICIQISKHMGEVKVMATTGGTNLRDDIMRLDETVHVIIATPGRIVDLIKKGVAKVDRVQVMVMDEADKLLSQDFVVLIEEIISYLPKNRQILLYSATFPISVQKFMSKHLQKPYEINLMDELTLKGITQFYAYVTERQKVHCLNTLFSRLQINQSIIFCNSTQRVELLAKKITQLGYSCFYIHAKMMQEYRNRVFHDFRNGLCRNLVCTDLFTRGIDIQAVNVVINFDFPKNAETYLHRIGRSGRFGHLGLAINLITSEDRFNLKSIEDQLVTEIKPIPSSIDKSLYVAEYHSELHGQEPRDGALEEQP, encoded by the exons ATGGCCACCGCCAGGACCGAGAACCCTACCCCGATGCTGATGGGACTGAGCAAACAGAACGGGCAGCTGAGAGGACAGCAAAAGTCGGCTCCCCCTCAGTCAGGACCCCCTGGGATCGGGCACCCAGTCAAGCCCCCTCACCTGCTGCAGAGCGCTGCCCCTCAGAAGGCTGGAGCTCCTCAGAACAGTGGAGGGATCAG GTTCGGGGATGACTGGAAGAAGAATCTCCAGCTCCCTCCAAAGGATATGAGAATCAGGACTTCA gATGTAACTTCCACAAAAGGCAACGAGTTTGAAGATTACTGTTTGAAACGGGAGCTGCTGATGGGAATCTTCGAGATGGGCTGGGAGAAGCCCTCGCCCATTCAG GAGGAGAGCATGCCCATTGCGCTGTCCGGCCGGGACATTCTGGCCAGAGCCAAAAACGGGACGGGCAAGAGCGGCGCCTACCTCATCCCGCTTCTGGAACGGCTGGACCTGAAGAAGGACAATATCCAGG cGATCGTCATGGTTCCCACTCGCGAGCTCGCTCTGCAGGTCAGTCAGATCTGCATCCAGATCAGCAAACACATGGGAGAGGTCAAGGTGATGGCCACCACAGGAGGGACTAACCTGCGTGATGACATCATGAGACTGGACGAGAccg TCCATGTGATCATCGCCACGCCCGGCAGAATTGTGGACCTGATTAAGAAAGGAGTTGCCAAAGTGGACCGGGTCCAGGTGATGGTGATGGATGAG GCTGACAAGCTCCTGTCTCAGGACTTTGTGGTCCTAATTGAGGAGATCATCAGCTACCTCCCCAAAAACAGACAGATCCTGCTCTACTCTGCCACCTTCCCCATCAGCGTCCAGAAATTCATG agcAAGCACCTGCAGAAGCCCTATGAGATTAACCTGATGGACGAGCTCACTCTGAAAGGCATCACTCAGTTCTACGCCTACGTGACGGAGAGGCAGAAAGTGCACTGCCTGAACACTCTCTTCTCCAGG CTGCAAATTAACCAGTCGATCATCTTCTGCAACTCGACCCAGCGAGTGGAGCTTCTGGCCAAAAAAATCACTCAGCTGGGCTACTCCTGCTTCTACATCCACGCCAAGATGATGCAG gagTACAGAAACCGCGTGTTCCACGACTTCAGAAACGGATTGTGTAGAAACCTGGTGTGCACAG ATCTGTTCACGAGAGGCATCGATATCCAGGCAGTGAACGTGGTAATCAACTTCGACTTCCCAAAGAACGCAGAGACGTACCTGCACCGCATCGGCCGATCAG ggcGTTTTGGTCACCTGGGTCTGGCGATCAACCTGATCACATCGGAGGATCGCTTCAACCTGAAATCCATCGAGGACCAGCTGGTGACGGAGATCAAGCCCATCCCGAGCAGCATCGACAAGAGCCTGTACGTGGCGGAGTACCACTCAGAGCTGCACGGGCAGGAGCCCCGCGACGGGGCGCTGGAGGAGCAGCCCTAA